A segment of the Streptomyces sp. L2 genome:
CGACCGGCGAGTACGTCGCGTCACCGGTGCGGATCTGCGTGGTGACCTTGGTGAGCTTCTTGCGGGTCCAGAACGTCGGGGAGTTCTGGCCGGGGCACTTGGTGCCGCTCGCGCAGTTCTGGTCCCACGGGACGTCCGGCCAGTCGGCGGCGGTGTCGTCCTTGAGCGCGCCGGCGGAGCAGTCCGTCAGTGAACCGACGCAGCGTTCGGCGGTGCTGAAGAGTACCTGGGCGGCCGGCTTGGTCGAGTAAGCCTTGCCGTCGCGCTGACCGTAGTCGATGCGCTTGAGGTAGCCGCCCCGGATGTAAGCCTTGCCGTTCTCGGTGGTCTTCAGGCCCTGGGTGTAGTAGTTCGTCTCCGTGCCGTAGAAGTACGACATGGCATCGCCGTGCGGGTCGACGACGTAGTCGAGGTTCCACCGCCAGGCCTGCGTGCAGTAGGCGTCGGCGAAAGTGGCCTTGTAGCAAGGCTCGCCCGAGTCGTCGCCGTAGACGGGAACGGTCCAGGTGGAGTTGGTCGCCTCGTTGCCGCTCGCGTATCCGGGCAGGTGGTTGAGCCCGAAGTAGTACTGGGTGCCGTCTGCAGTGGTGATCTTCCAGTACTCGCCGTTGTTGTCACCGTTGGTGGCGGCGGTCAGGTGCTCGACCTTGGCGTTGTCGTCGGAGCTGACCCGCCATTCGCCGGTCTTGTCGTCCTTGACGAGCCGACCGGAGGTGCCTCCTGTGAGGGAGAGAGTGGCGTTGTCGAAGGCCCAGCACTCGTCACCGTTGGCGTCGTCGTGGCCGTCGTCGGCGCACGGCTTGTAGCTGCGCTCGATGTATCCGGGGTCGTAGGAGAAGCCCTGGCCGACCCACGAGCCCTGGTTGTTGGTGGTCGCCGTCTGGCCGTCGATGGACTGCGAGTTGTAGCTCAGTCCGACGGTCGGCTGCAGGCCGCCGGGGACGGGCGGGACGGTCATGGGGTACGACCAGGTGAACGCGCCGGAGCTGGCGTCGACGCCCCACTGCGAGGAGGGCGCGAGGCTGGTCGCCGTGTAGTCACCGCCGTCACCGCTGCTGCCCGCGGTGGCCGCGACGACGGTGGCCGAGGAGTTGGTGGAGCCGGATTCCAGCAACTGGCTGGACGGACCGGAGGCGTCGCCGGCCGCCTGGACGGTCGCAGTGACCGTCTGTTTCTGGGCGTCGTTGCTGCTCTTCAGGTACGTCGGGGTGGAGCATGACTTCTTGCGCGGCGTGGTCAGGACACACGCCGGATATTGCGCGAGCCGGATGCGGGAGGCGTAGTCGCCGCCGTAAGCGCCGGCGAAGCTCGAGTAGTCCAGCGTGACGCGAGCGGCGCCCTTGCTGGTGGCCCCGTCGGTACGGGCGAGGGTGAACAGGATGCCGTCCACGGCCGCCGCCCGGGCGGCGTCGCGCCCCAGCATGCTGACCCGTACGGAGTGGGCGCCCTTCCTCCCGCCGGCGGTCTTGGCCGACAGGGGCAGGCCGTTGGCTCTCGCCGCCTTGCCGGACAGTTGCACTTCGGCGCTGCCCGCCTTGGGCCAGTGCGCCTTGTGGGTCGTGCGGACCGCGGCCTTCTTGGCCTGATCGGTCTTCTTGAAGGCCTTGGCCGCGGCGTTGTGACCGCGGACCGGCTTGTCGAGGCTGGTCTGGGTCTTGGGCCTGGTCAGACCGTCGTGGGCGAGGGCCTCGGGGACATAGGAGGGAAGCAGCCCTATGGACAGGGTCAGTCCGAGGACCAGCGCGGTCCGCCTTCGGCCGTGTCGCCAGGCCGGTCTGATGGACCGGAACCAGGGAGGCGAGGACATGAAGTCTCCATCGGATCAGGAGGGATGAAGGGAAGGGGTGCGCATGCCGAGATGGGCGGGCGACACCATGGCCGCCCGCCCACACGCGGGGACGGTCAGGCCGAGGATTCCTCGAGGCTGGCGCCGCCCGGCAGAACCGCGACGGTCGTCACCAGCGAGGCGTCCAGCGGCCCCTGATACATGCGCACCTCGTCGACGGCACCGGAGAAGTACTCGCCGGCCGTCTGTCCGGTCAGCTCACGGCCGACCTGGAGGCTCGTCGTGCTGAAGTCCCAGGTGTTGTCCCAGGACGCGTCGGCCACCGCGATGCCGTTGACATACAGCAGGACGTCGCCGAAGACCGCGTTGTAGACCAGCGCGAGGTGGTCACCGGAGGCCGTCGAGCTGGGTGCGTCTTCGTGGTCGAGCAGCGTGGTGGTCACCGGCGTCGCCGAGTCCGCGCTGGTCACCACGAGCTGCCAGTGGTCGCTGGATGCCTGGTACCTGACCTTGATCGCGCTGCCGTTGGTGCCCGCCAGGGACAGTACTGTCTCGTCCCTCGCCGGGTTGGCCGACGCGAGCCGTGCACGGGCCGTGAGAGTGAAGCTGTCCTGTGTGGAGAGCGGTCCGGCGGTGCGAGTGGCGTATGCGTCCGTGCCGTTGAGGACCAGGTTCCCGTCACCCCACAGAGGTGCCTCCGGAGACTCGCAGTCGGGGTCGACCGCGGGGTCGCAGGAGTCGTCCGGCACGTAGATGGAGGCGCCGCCACCAAGGGTGAGCCCAGCCCCGCCGTTCGTCTCGGGCGAGACACCGGCCGTCGCCTGGTCCAGCTGCCAGTAGGCAAGCTGGTGCGGTTGAATGCCGCCGAGTTCCTGTCCCTCCGTCGGGGGGATGACCCGGTCGTGGAGCTTGACGTCGGCAACGCTGCCCTTGAGCTGGTTGACGTAGCCCCCGAGGGAGATCTTCCGCCCGATCTGTAGAGGGCCTGTCGCGTTCCAGGTGGTCTTTCGGGCTTGGACGTCGTCGGCGACCAGTACGCCGTTGACATACAGCATCATCTTGCCGAGCTCGGCGTCGTACACGCCGATCAGGTGCGTCCAGCTGTTGGCGACGGCCTTCGCGCCCGAGACCTTCCAGGTGCCCAGCGTCTCCATGTCACTGACGGGGATGCGGAAGGTCCAGGAGGAGGTGTCCACGTCGTAGCCGAGCTCGAAGCCGGGCTGTCCGGTGCCGTCCTGGCTGACGACGGTCATGTTCTCGGTGGGCAGCGCGGGCAGCATGACCCAGGCGCTCACGGAGAAGGTCTTGCTCGTGTCGACCGCTGGCGCACCCGCGTCGAGGTAGGCGTTCTCGGTGCCGTCGAAGGAGGCCGCGGTGTCGGTCGAGCCGAGGGGGCCCGTGCCGCCGAAGGTCACTCCGGAGCCGGCGGTGGCGTCGGGTGTGCCGCTGCTGCCGGCGGCCTTCGTGGCGCCCTTGGCGTCGCCGAGGGTCCAGCCGGCCACGGGCGCGCGGCCGTCGCTGACCAGGAAGACGTAGGCCGTCGGAGTCTTCTGCGGGTTACCCGCGCCGTCCATGGCGGTGACGTGCAGGGTGTAGGAGCCCTCGCTCGGCGGCATCCACCGCACGGTGATCGGCCCGCCGGTGGCCGCGGGTGTCACCTTCTTCTTCGTGGTGTCGGCCTGCGGGCCGGTGAAGTAGTACGAGTACGCCGTCACGTCGGAGGACGGCGAGTCCATGGTGAAGGAGCCGTAGTCACCGACGCCCGTGTGCCAGGCGTCATCGGCTGGGTAGTGCGCAGACGTGATGACGGCGGACTTGGGCTTGGAGGCGTCGTAGATGAACTCGCAGCGGGTCTGGTCGCCGTCGGTGGACCAGGGGCCGTAGGCCTGCTGGTCGTAGCCCTGGACCTGCCAGGCGATGGTGACGTTCTGCGGGATGGAGAAGCCTGGTTGGCCGTCTCCGGTGATGTCGTCGCCCACGGTGTACGTGAACTTGGCCTGTCCGGTCTGGCCAGTGCCCGTGGTCGTCTTCTTGAGAGTGGTCGCGTAGTGGACGACCTCGGTGGTGCCGCTGGTCCACCAGATCTTGAAGCGCGCTTGGAGGCTTTCGCTGTTGGACCCGGTGTCGTTGTGGTCGTAGTCCTTGATGACCGCGGTCAGGGCGGGCGCCTGGGTCACGTAGTGGTCGGTGGCGTGCCCGGACTCGCATGTGTCACCCGGGGACATGCTCAGGTCGCTCTGGGCCGGCTCCAGCGGCGGCCTGTTGTACGTCACCTCGAGGTGCGCGTTGCCGCAGAACCGCTTCCAGTACGACGTGTCCGACTCACTGCCCGCCTTGAGGCGGAAGGTGGTGGTGCCCCAGCTGTCGTCGGCGGCCTTCTGAATGGTGCTGGTCACGCCAAAGCGCACGTTTTGGTTCGTCGAGGTGCACGAACCTGCCGTAGCGGTAGGCGACTTCGTATCGATGGTCTGCTTGGACGAAGGCTGGTTCGACCAGGTGGTGGACGAGCTGATCGCGCTCGCGCCAGTGCTGTTGACCCGGGCCAGCTGCACCTCGCGGGCGCTGGAGCTGTAGGTGAAGGTCTGCGTCACGGCGAACTCGGCACTGATGATGTCCTTGCCCGCGAAGGCCGAGGTCGGGATCGCGAAGAACTGCCGTTTGACGTCGCTCGAGCTGGCGCAGCGGTACGACACGTCGGCGGGGCAACGGCCGACGCCCTCACTGTCGTCGAACTTCCAGAACGAGGTGCCCGAGTAGTACGAGGACACCATGGTCCAGGAGCTGCGGTTGGCGGTCTTGACCACGGGGTCGATGTAGACGGGGTAGACCGTGTCCTTGTCGTTGAGCAGCTCGCTGTCCGGTGTCAAGGTCATCGCCTTCGACGTGACGTCCACGCCGACGTCGGCGACCTGGGCGCCGTCCGGAGGAGTCTGGGTGCTCGTGTCGCCACTGGCCGGCTGGTGGGCGGCGACATGGCTGGAGTCCCACATCACGGGTTGCGGCGCCTCGAAGACGGTGCCGCCGGACCCGGGGTCGGTTGCGGTGAGACCACCGTCACCGGTCTCCTTCAGATCTACCGAGGAGGTACCGAGCGGAAGCCGCAGCTTGTCCAGTTCGGGATTGGCAGCCGCCTCGGCGGTCTTCACGACCAGCACGTGCGAGAAGCCCTCGGCGCTCGCGGTGACCTTGAGGTCGACACCGGGCAGGACGCCCGCGTAGGTGGCGGTGGAGCCGTTGACCTTCGGCTTGGGCAGCTTCTCTGACCAGCCGAAGGAAAGGGCGCGCCCGTCCTTCTGGATCTCGGCGAACGTCGTGTCGCCGCCACCGGAGAACGACATGGAGGACAGCGCGGCCCGGGGAGCGTAGGAGCCGTTCTTCTGCCGGACCAGAGTGGTGTCGATGTCCGTCCACTTCCCGTCGATACGGGTGCGGACGGGCTGGACGTACTCGTCGGTGGTGAACGTGCCGTCGGGGTTGGCGTAGGTGGTGTTGCGTTCGTCGCGCAGGCTGAGGATCTCCACCCGGTGACCGGACTGGTGGGCCGCGTCCCGTGCCGCGTTCGCCGTCAGGGCTGGGGCGCTTTTGGCCGGGTGCGGGCTCTTGGCGGCCGCGGCCGAGGGGCGGCCCTCGGCGGGCGCGGCGCTGAGGCCGGTGGCCAGCAGCGCCGCGAGCGCGGTGACTGCGGCGACGCTACGGCCTCTGCCGCTTCTGCGGGGTTTCATGGTGCGGTTTTTCCTTCTGCCCGAAGTCTGCTGACCGTCGCTCATCCCACCGTTCCGAACGCTTCGCCGACGTCGGGCAGCCCGCCCTGGCCGGGCAGGTAGGTCGTCGTGCCGGTGCTGGTCGTGCCGTCGGTGTCCGTCCACGGCAGGACGTACAGCACGCCCTTCGAGGAGTTGGCCTCCTTGCTGAAGGGCACGCCCACGTAAAGGTTCGTGGTGCCCGAGGCCAACGCCATACCGAGGTAGTCACGTGCCGTGGCCATGCCCGGGAGGCCCGAGCCGCGGGTGAGAAGCCTGTCGTTCGCGCCGATCGCGGAGTCCAGGGGGCGGAAGATCTGGATGGCTCCCGCGTCCATGACGGTGGCTGTGTCCTTGCCGGGGACCCCAACGGCGAGGCGGACGTTGGCGCTCGTGGTGACGACACTGGTGTCTGTGTTGGAGATGGTCACCCGCTGGCCCAGGAAGTCTCCGGCCACCGCGTCTCCTTCGACATCGTCGTCTGTGGCGTCTGCCGCCGACACCTTTGTGACCGTGCCGGCCGGCTGGACTCGCACCACCACGAAGGTGCCCGCGTCCGCCGTGGTTTTGACGTCCTCGCCCGGTGTACCGATGGCGAGGAGGGCGTCGGAGTTGTACGACTGGTCGCTCGGCCGGTAGTTCGTCATGGAGACCGACGTGCCGAAGCCGTCGCCGGCTTCCGGGGTCCCGACACTGATGCTGCTCTGGTCGATGGCCGCCAGAGGAGTGGGCCAGCCGTCGGAGACGGTCTGGCTGAAGATCGCGACATCCCCGGCGAACGCCTGGTCGCCGACCGCCTCGCCGGGCAGACCTACAGCGAAGTAACGGTCGGTTCCGTCCAGCGAGTAGCCGAACCGGTCGTTCTCCTCGGTTGACCCGGGCACCCCGGGACTTTCCTCGCTCACCGATACGACTGTCGAGCCGTTCCTGTACTCGACACACCCGGCGTCCACCTTGTTGGAGCCGTTCACCGTGACGTCCTCACCGGGGACGCCGACGATCAGGTAGGGCTTACCGCTCGCGGTCATACCGGCCTTCAGCGCGTACCCGAACCAGTCGTACGCCTCGGTGAGGGTCACGGGGTCGAAGTCTGTCTGGGTGTACTCATCGATCTTCGATCCCGCGCCGATGCCGGTCGGTGTCCCGTGGAAGATATAGATCGCACCGGCGTCGACCAGTCGCTTGCCGTCCTTGGCGATGTCCTCGAAGGGAACACCGACCACCAGGTCCGTGCACCCGTCCCCGTCCGCGTCGTACGACGTGCGTGAGAATCCGAAGCTGTCACCGGCCTCGGGGATCGCGTCCATCCCGGGCAGAGCCTGGGAGATCTCCGAAACACCTTTGCCGCCGCCGAGGACGATCCGCACGAGCCCGGCCTTCTTGACGCCGTCCACCGTGGCGTCCGGGTCCGCTATGACGGTGTCGGTGATGCCGTCGCCGTTGAAGTCGCTGGACGTTCCGCCCGTGCAGCCGACCGCGGTCGCCTGAGGCGCACCCAGCGTCACGACCCCTGTTGCCGTCAGGAGGACGCCGACCGCTGCGGCCAGCACCCCCGTTAGACGTGTACGCGTACGCACACCCCACCCCTAGTTGTTTTGCGAGTTCGCCAAAGTAAGGACGACCTGTGAATCATGTAAAAGATCACTAAATATGAGGCGCTTAAAGAGCGTCAAGGGGAGGCGGGAGCTGGCGCGGGCACGGCGGGCAGGAGCGACACCGCCCATTGGTACCGGGGGCACCCCAATGGGGCAGACGGAAATTTACGCCTGCAAGACCGGCATACCGAGAGTCGTCAGGGGTGGATTCGTACCTGATCGCCCGGGTCTCAGCCGACCGGGCGCGACGACGGCCGGCTGAGGCCAGCGACCTGGGTCAAGGTTTCTTAATGTCCAGGGTCGCGATCGCCGTCTTCGCCACCTCGCGGCCGCGGGCCGTGAAGTCGCCCTGGCCCGGGTAGGAGATGAGGAGCCGGTACATGTCGCCGGACTTGGTGCGGTAGTAGAAGACCTGGAGTTCGCGCTTGCGCGGGTTCTGGCTGTCGTCCGTCGTGTAGTCGACGGTGTTCTGGGCCGCCTGCTCGCCGTGGTACGTGACCTTGTCGTCCGTGTGCGTCCGCGCGCCGCCGGGCATGTCGAGGTCGTAGTCGCCGTCGTTGCGGAACGTCTTGTCGTCGGCGTACATCTGGGCCGGTGCGGTGTGCTCGATGGTGTGCGAGGTGTCCTGGGACTTGCGGGCGAGGTTGACCCTGACCCACAGGGCGCCGCTCTCGTCCTCGTACATCACCCAGTTCTTGTCGCTGTCGTCCTTGCCGGGCCTGATGACGTGGTACGACGCCGGGGTGGCGACCGTGGTGCCGAGCGCGGCCTCCGTCCGCTTCTCGAAGCCGTCGGGCAGCGGGCCCGCGAACGGGTCGGCGAGCACCAGGTAGGCGGCGACCGCCGGCGCGAGCAGCGCCGCGCCGGCGCCGAGCCACGCCCTGGGGCCCATGCGGAAGGTGCGGGCGGGGGCGGCGGGCAGGGGCACCGGGCGGGTGGGCTCCGGGCGTTGGGGCTCCGGCGGCGCCGGCGGCTGGACGGCCTTCTCCAGCAGGGCCCTCACCTGGGCCGCCGTCGGACGGTGGGCCGGGTCCTTCTGCAGCAGGCCGCCCACGGCCTCGGCCAGCGGGCCCCGCACGGACAGCGGTGCCGGGACGGCGTTGAGGACGGACTGCAGCGTGGCCGGGGTGTTGCTGCGGCGAAACGGGGAGACGCCCTCGGTGGCCGTGTAGAGGACCACGCCGAGGGACCACAGGTCGCTCGCGGGGCCGGGACGCTGGCCCAGCACCCGTTCCGGCGCGATGTACTCGGGCGAGCCGACGAAGCCGCCGGTGTCCGTCAGATTGGTCTCGCCCTCGATCTGCGCGATGCCGAAGTCGGTGAGGACGACCCGGTCGTGCCGGCCGAGCAGCACGTTGTCGGGCTTGACGTCCCGGTGCAGGACGCCGGCCGCGTGCGCCGCCTCCAGCGCGCCGAGCACGTGCAGGCCGATCCGGGCGGCCTCGCGCGCATCGAGGGTGCCCTCCTGGAGGGCGGCGCCGAGGGTGCGGCCCCGCACCAGCTCCATCACGATCCAGGGGCGCTCGTCGACGACCGCGACGTCGTACACGTCGACCACGGCCGGGTGGTCGAGGCGGGCCGCCGCGCGGGCCTCGCGGCGCATCCGCTCGAACGCGTTGGCGCGTTCGCGCTCGGGAAGGTGTTCCGGTACGCGCGGCTCCTTGACGGCGACCTCGCGGTCCACCGTCTCGTCCTTGGCCCGCCACACCGTGCCCATGCCGCCGTGCCCCAGCTTGGCGAGCAGCCGGTAGCGACCGGCGATGAGCCGTCCGGCCCCCGGGTCCGCGGGGCGGGAGGGGGCGGGCACGGCGCCCGGGTCCGCACGGTGGGACGTCGCCGCCGCCTGAGGGGGCACCGCCTGAGTGGGCACGGCGTACGGATTCGGCGGCGCGGGCTGCGCGCTCGGCGGTTGCAGAACAAAACTCGTCGTGTCGTCGGCGCCGCGGCCGGATCCCCCGTCACTGCTCATGGTTCATCCATATCGCGCCATGCGCGTCCGAATCCACCGCGGGCACCAACCGGTCACAGACCCGTGACCGAGAAGGTATCAACGGCCACGTCGTAGTACTCCCGGGCCTCCCGCACCTGCCCGACCGGCGCCGAGACCCAGACGTCGTACATCCGGCCGCCCTCCTCCCAGCACAGGTCGTAGGTGTGGCGCGGGCCCTCGGCCGCGGTGTAGCCGTTCCAGGTGAACTCCCAGAGCGTGGCCGGATGTCCGCGGTGGGTGGTCCGGGTGAGCCGGCCGTCGCGGTATCCGGGGTTCGTCCGGGCGCCGTCCTCCGCCTGCCGTTTCATCACCGCCGCGGGGCCGCCCGGCTCGGGGTCGGCGACCTTGATGCCGAGGCGGAAGGTCTGCCCGTCGGACAGGTAGAAGACGCGCTGGCCCTGCGGGCTGCGGGAGAACCCGTCCGGTACGGCGAGGGAGAAGCCAGCGGGGTCCCGGGCGAGGTGGTAACCCGAGGGCACGGTAGGCGGCTTGGCGGCGGTCGGGGAACCGGTGGCGGACCTGGTCACGGTGACCGTCGGGCCCGGGGAGGCGCTGGGGCGCGTGTGCGGGACCTGGGTGCGGCTCGCCGTGGCGCCCGGAGTGCCGCCGCCCCCGTCACCGCCGCGGTCGAACAGCAGCGCCGCCGCCGACACGCCGGCCCCGGCCACGGCGGCGACCAGCAGGGCGGCGATCAGGACACCCCGCGTGGACTGCCGGCCGGTGGGCGGCGGCTCGGCGCGCTGCGGCGCGAGGGCGGTGAGGGCGGGGTGCGGTACGTCGTGCTGGGTCGGGGTGTAGGGCGTGGGATGCGTACGGTCGCCCGTGCCGCCGGACCTCGACGAGGCGCCGCCGTCGCCGGTCTCGGGCGTGTGCCCCGTCTCCAGGAACGCCCACAGCATCCGCTCGGCCTCGGCCGCGTCCAAGCGGCGGTCCGGGTCCCGTTCCAGCAGGCCCCGCACGACGGGCAGCAGCGGCGCGGCCTCGGCGGGTGGCCGGATCTCGGCGGCGACGACGGCGTGCAGGATGCCGCCGAGCGAGTCGCGCCGGAACGGAGACTCGCCGCTGAGCACCGTGCACAGCAGCGCGCCCAGCGACCACAGGTCGGACTCCGGCCCGGTCCGCACCCCGGACATCCGCTCCGGGGCGGTGTACTCGGGCGAGCCGACGAAGGACCCGGTCTCGGTGAGGGTCGTGGCACCGGCGACCTGCGCGATGCCGAAGTCGGTGAGCACCGCGCGGTCGGTGCCGGACTCCATCAGCACGTTGGCGGGTTTGATGTCCCGGTGCAGGACGCCCGCCGCGTGCGCGGTGCGCAGCGCGCTGAGCAGGGCGATGCCGATCCGGGCGGCCTCGATGGCGTCGACGGGCCCGCGTGCGCTGATGCGGTCCGCGAGCGAGCCGCCGTCGACCAGCTCCATCACGATGTACGGCCGCCCGTCGTGCTCCACCACGTCGTGCACGACGATGATGTGCGGGTGCCGCAGCTGGGCGACCGCCCGGGCCTCGCGGAAGGTGCGGTCACGGCGGCGGCGGGCGTCGTCGTCCGCGAGCGCGTCGTCCGGGGCGAGTTCCTTGACCGCCACCTGCCGGCCCAGGACCTGGTCGCTCGC
Coding sequences within it:
- a CDS encoding serine/threonine-protein kinase, with amino-acid sequence MSSDGGSGRGADDTTSFVLQPPSAQPAPPNPYAVPTQAVPPQAAATSHRADPGAVPAPSRPADPGAGRLIAGRYRLLAKLGHGGMGTVWRAKDETVDREVAVKEPRVPEHLPERERANAFERMRREARAAARLDHPAVVDVYDVAVVDERPWIVMELVRGRTLGAALQEGTLDAREAARIGLHVLGALEAAHAAGVLHRDVKPDNVLLGRHDRVVLTDFGIAQIEGETNLTDTGGFVGSPEYIAPERVLGQRPGPASDLWSLGVVLYTATEGVSPFRRSNTPATLQSVLNAVPAPLSVRGPLAEAVGGLLQKDPAHRPTAAQVRALLEKAVQPPAPPEPQRPEPTRPVPLPAAPARTFRMGPRAWLGAGAALLAPAVAAYLVLADPFAGPLPDGFEKRTEAALGTTVATPASYHVIRPGKDDSDKNWVMYEDESGALWVRVNLARKSQDTSHTIEHTAPAQMYADDKTFRNDGDYDLDMPGGARTHTDDKVTYHGEQAAQNTVDYTTDDSQNPRKRELQVFYYRTKSGDMYRLLISYPGQGDFTARGREVAKTAIATLDIKKP
- a CDS encoding serine/threonine-protein kinase; its protein translation is MGTLGDDFRLIAGRYRLQERIGRGGMGVVWRASDQVLGRQVAVKELAPDDALADDDARRRRDRTFREARAVAQLRHPHIIVVHDVVEHDGRPYIVMELVDGGSLADRISARGPVDAIEAARIGIALLSALRTAHAAGVLHRDIKPANVLMESGTDRAVLTDFGIAQVAGATTLTETGSFVGSPEYTAPERMSGVRTGPESDLWSLGALLCTVLSGESPFRRDSLGGILHAVVAAEIRPPAEAAPLLPVVRGLLERDPDRRLDAAEAERMLWAFLETGHTPETGDGGASSRSGGTGDRTHPTPYTPTQHDVPHPALTALAPQRAEPPPTGRQSTRGVLIAALLVAAVAGAGVSAAALLFDRGGDGGGGTPGATASRTQVPHTRPSASPGPTVTVTRSATGSPTAAKPPTVPSGYHLARDPAGFSLAVPDGFSRSPQGQRVFYLSDGQTFRLGIKVADPEPGGPAAVMKRQAEDGARTNPGYRDGRLTRTTHRGHPATLWEFTWNGYTAAEGPRHTYDLCWEEGGRMYDVWVSAPVGQVREAREYYDVAVDTFSVTGL
- a CDS encoding LamG-like jellyroll fold domain-containing protein, with product MKPRRSGRGRSVAAVTALAALLATGLSAAPAEGRPSAAAAKSPHPAKSAPALTANAARDAAHQSGHRVEILSLRDERNTTYANPDGTFTTDEYVQPVRTRIDGKWTDIDTTLVRQKNGSYAPRAALSSMSFSGGGDTTFAEIQKDGRALSFGWSEKLPKPKVNGSTATYAGVLPGVDLKVTASAEGFSHVLVVKTAEAAANPELDKLRLPLGTSSVDLKETGDGGLTATDPGSGGTVFEAPQPVMWDSSHVAAHQPASGDTSTQTPPDGAQVADVGVDVTSKAMTLTPDSELLNDKDTVYPVYIDPVVKTANRSSWTMVSSYYSGTSFWKFDDSEGVGRCPADVSYRCASSSDVKRQFFAIPTSAFAGKDIISAEFAVTQTFTYSSSAREVQLARVNSTGASAISSSTTWSNQPSSKQTIDTKSPTATAGSCTSTNQNVRFGVTSTIQKAADDSWGTTTFRLKAGSESDTSYWKRFCGNAHLEVTYNRPPLEPAQSDLSMSPGDTCESGHATDHYVTQAPALTAVIKDYDHNDTGSNSESLQARFKIWWTSGTTEVVHYATTLKKTTTGTGQTGQAKFTYTVGDDITGDGQPGFSIPQNVTIAWQVQGYDQQAYGPWSTDGDQTRCEFIYDASKPKSAVITSAHYPADDAWHTGVGDYGSFTMDSPSSDVTAYSYYFTGPQADTTKKKVTPAATGGPITVRWMPPSEGSYTLHVTAMDGAGNPQKTPTAYVFLVSDGRAPVAGWTLGDAKGATKAAGSSGTPDATAGSGVTFGGTGPLGSTDTAASFDGTENAYLDAGAPAVDTSKTFSVSAWVMLPALPTENMTVVSQDGTGQPGFELGYDVDTSSWTFRIPVSDMETLGTWKVSGAKAVANSWTHLIGVYDAELGKMMLYVNGVLVADDVQARKTTWNATGPLQIGRKISLGGYVNQLKGSVADVKLHDRVIPPTEGQELGGIQPHQLAYWQLDQATAGVSPETNGGAGLTLGGGASIYVPDDSCDPAVDPDCESPEAPLWGDGNLVLNGTDAYATRTAGPLSTQDSFTLTARARLASANPARDETVLSLAGTNGSAIKVRYQASSDHWQLVVTSADSATPVTTTLLDHEDAPSSTASGDHLALVYNAVFGDVLLYVNGIAVADASWDNTWDFSTTSLQVGRELTGQTAGEYFSGAVDEVRMYQGPLDASLVTTVAVLPGGASLEESSA
- a CDS encoding integrin alpha, which gives rise to MRTRTRLTGVLAAAVGVLLTATGVVTLGAPQATAVGCTGGTSSDFNGDGITDTVIADPDATVDGVKKAGLVRIVLGGGKGVSEISQALPGMDAIPEAGDSFGFSRTSYDADGDGCTDLVVGVPFEDIAKDGKRLVDAGAIYIFHGTPTGIGAGSKIDEYTQTDFDPVTLTEAYDWFGYALKAGMTASGKPYLIVGVPGEDVTVNGSNKVDAGCVEYRNGSTVVSVSEESPGVPGSTEENDRFGYSLDGTDRYFAVGLPGEAVGDQAFAGDVAIFSQTVSDGWPTPLAAIDQSSISVGTPEAGDGFGTSVSMTNYRPSDQSYNSDALLAIGTPGEDVKTTADAGTFVVVRVQPAGTVTKVSAADATDDDVEGDAVAGDFLGQRVTISNTDTSVVTTSANVRLAVGVPGKDTATVMDAGAIQIFRPLDSAIGANDRLLTRGSGLPGMATARDYLGMALASGTTNLYVGVPFSKEANSSKGVLYVLPWTDTDGTTSTGTTTYLPGQGGLPDVGEAFGTVG